In Sebaldella termitidis ATCC 33386, one DNA window encodes the following:
- a CDS encoding glycyl-radical enzyme activating protein, whose product MKEITGLVSNIQRYSTKDGPGLRTTVFLTGCNLRCKWCANPESMYPGKKIFYHSDRCKRCGLCVAAANNNSIALGESGCIINREACTNLAEMPDICPYDAYETKGTEMTAEELSSKLIRDMDFYKTSGGGVTFSGGEPCLQDEFVYETAKLLKNHNIHTALDTAAHIKKEKLAKILEVIDLVLLDIKAFDPLIHEKGTLVKNDLILKNAKMIADIKKDMLVRIVIIPGMNDDLDDIRKRLEFVKSLGNSVKQTDILKYHKFGEGKYLKMGLEYPMSGTPECDDNLIEKIEDIARSLDLKFTIGA is encoded by the coding sequence ATGAAGGAAATTACCGGATTAGTATCAAATATACAGAGATATTCCACCAAGGACGGACCGGGCTTGAGAACAACAGTATTTTTAACAGGCTGCAACCTGCGCTGTAAATGGTGTGCAAATCCTGAATCTATGTATCCCGGAAAAAAAATTTTTTATCACAGTGATAGATGTAAAAGATGCGGACTTTGTGTTGCAGCAGCAAATAATAACTCCATAGCTCTCGGAGAATCAGGGTGTATAATAAACCGCGAAGCTTGTACAAATCTGGCAGAAATGCCTGATATTTGTCCGTATGATGCTTATGAAACAAAGGGCACAGAAATGACAGCCGAGGAATTAAGCAGCAAACTAATTCGTGATATGGATTTTTATAAAACTTCCGGGGGCGGAGTCACATTTTCCGGGGGTGAGCCTTGTCTTCAGGATGAGTTCGTATATGAAACAGCAAAGCTTTTGAAAAATCATAATATACATACAGCTCTTGATACAGCGGCACATATCAAGAAAGAAAAGCTCGCAAAAATTCTGGAGGTCATAGATTTAGTTTTGTTGGATATTAAGGCCTTTGATCCTTTGATACACGAAAAAGGCACTTTGGTAAAAAATGACCTGATTCTAAAAAATGCAAAAATGATTGCCGATATAAAAAAAGACATGCTTGTAAGAATAGTTATTATTCCGGGAATGAATGACGATCTTGATGATATCAGAAAAAGACTCGAATTTGTGAAATCTCTGGGGAATTCTGTAAAGCAGACTGATATTCTAAAATATCATAAATTCGGTGAAGGAAAATATCTGAAAATGGGACTTGAATATCCGATGTCCGGCACTCCCGAGTGTGATGACAATCTTATTGAAAAGATAGAGGATATCGCCCGTTCCCTTGATCTAAAATTTACAATAGGCGCTTAA
- a CDS encoding DeoR/GlpR family DNA-binding transcription regulator: MEKMNSTKRRMEIFNILQKEQSVKVLDLAEIFEVSLMTIRRDLALFEKQGLITTNYGGAYLNSKSAIEPSFSLKSSQMTDKKQLIGYEAAKLVEEGDTIIVDCGTTTLQMVKYIQDKKLTVITNSWPVVNYLGNNPKIKLILAPGEYNDVSAGAISDLTISFFSNFHADKVFMGSHGCGLKSGATVPEIMDANVKRTILHAAKQKILLADNTKFDQTYLMKYADLSEFDYLITDNSIDKKYCTQLKNIVENVITAGNESDS; this comes from the coding sequence ATGGAAAAAATGAATTCTACAAAGCGCAGAATGGAGATTTTTAATATTCTCCAAAAGGAGCAGTCTGTAAAAGTACTGGATTTAGCTGAAATTTTTGAAGTTTCTTTAATGACAATACGGCGTGATCTTGCTTTATTTGAAAAACAGGGGTTAATAACTACCAATTACGGCGGGGCATATTTAAACAGCAAATCTGCAATTGAACCCAGCTTTTCACTGAAATCAAGCCAGATGACTGATAAAAAGCAGCTTATTGGATATGAAGCAGCAAAACTTGTGGAAGAAGGAGATACAATTATTGTCGACTGCGGAACTACAACACTGCAGATGGTAAAATATATACAGGACAAAAAATTAACAGTAATCACTAATTCATGGCCTGTGGTAAACTATCTGGGAAATAATCCGAAAATAAAGCTGATTTTAGCTCCCGGAGAGTATAACGATGTTTCTGCCGGTGCTATCAGCGACTTAACAATAAGCTTTTTCAGCAATTTTCATGCTGATAAGGTTTTTATGGGAAGCCACGGCTGCGGACTGAAATCCGGAGCAACAGTTCCTGAAATAATGGATGCAAATGTTAAGAGAACAATTTTGCATGCTGCAAAACAAAAAATACTTCTTGCTGATAATACAAAATTTGATCAGACATACCTTATGAAATATGCTGATTTATCAGAATTTGATTACTTGATCACTGATAATTCCATAGATAAAAAATACTGTACACAGCTGAAAAACATTGTGGAAAATGTTATTACTGCCGGCAATGAAAGCGACAGCTGA
- a CDS encoding LytTR family DNA-binding domain-containing protein, translated as MNRIALEIDRNLEILLREYYEYDFINTVNYEVHDILKEDITLLIMDDSDKNAELRLKLLKKYNIKVLFLSSDFDIQILRKYIRENLIFDFLKKKDYQLIEEIMGFITTQNNAKNKLFIDTSSMKVLVEPHDILYISYSKVIRKSVIKTSDQEYFTARHLFEIEGLLSRFSEFVRIERSNIVNMNRISGINFKEEMLIFDNNEILQLSRRILKKLETFWINSEDVIKL; from the coding sequence TTGAATAGAATAGCATTGGAGATAGACAGAAATCTGGAAATATTACTGAGGGAATATTATGAATATGACTTTATAAATACAGTAAATTATGAAGTGCATGATATTTTGAAAGAAGATATTACCTTATTAATAATGGATGATTCTGATAAAAATGCGGAACTTCGGCTAAAGCTCCTGAAAAAATATAATATCAAAGTATTGTTTTTATCATCTGATTTTGATATACAGATTTTACGAAAATATATACGTGAAAATTTAATTTTTGATTTTTTGAAAAAGAAAGACTATCAGCTTATAGAAGAAATTATGGGCTTTATTACTACTCAGAATAATGCAAAAAATAAACTCTTTATAGATACCAGTTCTATGAAAGTATTGGTAGAGCCTCATGATATTCTGTATATCAGCTATTCCAAGGTTATTAGAAAGTCAGTAATAAAAACAAGTGATCAGGAATATTTTACTGCAAGACATCTTTTTGAAATAGAAGGACTGCTGTCAAGGTTTTCTGAATTTGTGAGAATAGAAAGAAGCAATATAGTGAATATGAACAGGATAAGCGGAATTAATTTTAAGGAAGAAATGCTGATATTCGATAATAATGAGATTTTACAATTAAGCAGAAGAATTTTGAAAAAACTGGAGACTTTTTGGATAAACAGCGAAGATGTTATTAAGCTGTAG
- a CDS encoding MipA/OmpV family protein → MKKILLTGLLLTMVIFSEDNKTKSIDIGLGAFYRNNVYKEKDNDSVLPVPFIGMRIKDFYFEAPLEIGYHFYNSENLTLTAYGRYNLYTGYKPDDMEDEFKDMDKRNDDLHLGLRGKYNFGAWRTELISHISGDISGKSNGTVVRAELNQPLFLGERIIVQPYIGIEYMNKNYSDYYFGIKSSEAENGINNGKSYKAGDTYNLEGGVRSIVTINRSFKGLISAGYVRYGSEAADSPLVKDRDIYTLGLGVMYSFEF, encoded by the coding sequence ATGAAAAAAATTTTACTGACAGGATTGCTGCTGACTATGGTAATATTTTCCGAAGATAATAAGACGAAAAGCATAGATATAGGGTTAGGTGCATTTTATAGAAATAATGTTTACAAAGAAAAGGATAACGATTCGGTATTGCCGGTTCCTTTTATAGGTATGAGGATTAAAGACTTTTATTTTGAGGCACCTTTAGAAATCGGATATCATTTTTATAACAGCGAAAATCTTACACTGACAGCATACGGAAGATATAATCTTTATACAGGCTACAAGCCTGATGATATGGAAGATGAATTCAAGGATATGGATAAAAGAAATGATGACCTGCATCTTGGTTTAAGAGGAAAGTATAATTTTGGTGCGTGGCGTACAGAATTAATTTCACATATTTCGGGAGATATATCAGGAAAAAGCAACGGGACAGTTGTTCGGGCAGAATTAAACCAGCCGCTGTTTTTGGGGGAAAGAATTATTGTACAGCCTTATATAGGTATAGAATATATGAATAAGAATTATTCCGATTATTATTTCGGGATAAAAAGCAGTGAGGCTGAAAATGGCATAAATAACGGAAAAAGTTACAAGGCCGGGGATACTTATAATCTGGAAGGCGGAGTCAGAAGCATAGTGACAATAAACAGAAGTTTTAAGGGACTTATTAGTGCAGGATATGTAAGATATGGAAGTGAAGCAGCAGACAGTCCTTTGGTTAAGGACAGGGATATTTATACGCTTGGCTTGGGAGTGATGTACAGCTTTGAGTTTTAA
- a CDS encoding TetR/AcrR family transcriptional regulator produces the protein MDKKDVIKITLELIKEKKLEKTSIGEIVKRLDSSPGNLYYHFKSKNDIYKEVLDYSLEEITKYLDRVKTVRNKKNYLFALTRMLIKTFEEREEILFFLIGIKGSYYLNKELDSPNFLISFKNALLDEKVYMGNEKLITLRLNMFLGSIYEVLYVNKLVNNRNLNEKEIEEIYMSFWGNDLEESYKIYEQNDLIPDLSREN, from the coding sequence ATGGATAAAAAGGATGTAATTAAAATAACGTTGGAACTGATAAAAGAGAAGAAGCTGGAAAAGACCTCAATAGGGGAAATAGTGAAGAGACTGGATTCAAGTCCGGGAAATCTGTATTATCATTTCAAAAGTAAAAATGACATATATAAAGAAGTTTTGGATTATTCTCTGGAGGAAATAACAAAGTATCTGGATAGAGTAAAAACTGTGAGAAATAAAAAAAATTATTTATTTGCATTAACTAGAATGTTAATAAAAACTTTTGAAGAAAGAGAAGAAATTTTATTTTTTCTGATAGGAATAAAAGGCTCCTATTATCTAAACAAAGAATTGGATTCGCCTAATTTTTTGATAAGTTTTAAAAATGCTTTATTGGATGAAAAAGTTTATATGGGAAATGAAAAGCTGATAACTCTGAGGCTGAATATGTTTTTGGGATCGATATATGAAGTATTGTATGTAAATAAATTAGTAAATAACAGAAATTTGAATGAAAAAGAGATAGAAGAAATTTATATGTCTTTTTGGGGAAATGATTTGGAAGAGAGCTACAAAATATATGAACAAAATGATTTAATTCCCGATTTGTCACGGGAAAACTAA
- a CDS encoding autotransporter domain-containing protein, producing MKRNKKLLVSFLALNAILTSYAQAETVQSARYERMYNGIVKNLEKGSSNEKTYQTIEKILNQKNKELKDLYLQGDYIVKPEYLEWQVFFTGFYEEYNEGVDNSKENAKYHSKVTGYYDDNGNYVVTSGMIGGLEGKPHKPLQQPKEINLGVSIPIKGMTREPLNLSLSPAGEIVINPNTQNITPPTFSYNGSININEFSINLPSVDPPTINPVSIIPFSVPDTGNTDEQWVLNWSGSGHQIGSGSYQNAIIAQQDLSGGTLNIENNGGTYTADIANTTIVGKKGSTNTSTANGVLNGQWLNLNQAYILKIVGGVTSNIDNMEIVYQGNAGSTLTKPLFFTDAHNNGNRASIWSIGNATNITLKGENILLYSVQSHGSATDSGLENSGTIVADNLLSNSHDRIIFNTSYDNTINNNRYFYMTNNSSGLIELDGLRDLLVAVNVPGNINGGTYFTNDGEILLNGVESKGAILNPNAPNGTFNAQINNNPGGTKLTFNNPLKLRGDGSIGLAFLREINLGLSKLNLVIGDDRNKGYDASTYTTTKNLASTGNLAGNDSALVEDAIGIYYNVTQNISTFTNAERTLENYDITFGDYAKHSTLVRIDKGDLILGNSNISTINIGGDSGNFGFVVTGSNSSLEVRPDIQVGTSLKNSDNSIAAYAGNNGEITFSGTTVNTYGIGAHAFFAETGGTIKNNATILNRVNVTTVRDETATLFADGGSIIFNNGGDYKALGDKSLTVYADNGGIVTLRSGVGTNNYEVNTNGVLFYKDNLGEINIDATGGKAIMSVGDGSVFAISNGGTNKINFLGTAGDLEVTLKNGSTGFIFDSLGSPLSIAGINSALANNFSGLTNLDMTLDAGSRLFVVENYGTSDFSAVSSISLGTGIFNNVFDNGGKGMFLWKGVLKLDGIGTVNLDNASDPYFNVEKSVSGVEVDTGYVVNGTKDNQIGFADINPYSTVYVKMTNNGIISLTGKNTIGFYTDNGEINNNSTLNITGQGGLAIFGENDTKIKNTGTITIGDAGIGIYGISYQTPSSAQTYGNGKIDIENNGTIIAGVGSKAIGVYANNNKTGGILGDAQIKLLSGIVDVSASDSGIGVYVNKGTVTDLGSTITVGKNGVAFYAKDSHVTLTGTTINLFGDNSLGIYLDGVTNFNGSGDININGKNIVLFNMNSSGIISNNFNVTGIAPGSTYTIGNIVNGSFNYTGSSILSSNGVLVSGQYSSVFLNGSTITVNPGSTNVAAIALDGQAGTFVAGMSANTDGENNGTIILENVSVGLYGKNGARLKNTGGTITVGDQSAGIMTSGAGSTAVNTGIITVGSGSQGITLKDGADIINDTGAGIFSSGINSVGIYADNVTAPIINNGTIQLLGDKSIGIFTKGASVKAINNTGLIEVGNSSSINDPSIGIFSENAGDVITNTNTIKSGINSIGIYSAGGTVIQNGVSDIGNTGVGIYSTNGTVNVGGTSVFNFGTDNAVGVYAINSAVTNNATMNIGSGNYGFVLTNGTFTGGTGSVTMGSDSVYVYRSGLGTITNGSTVTMSGSDNIGFYIVDGGEIVNNANITGTIGNNNVGIYNVGGKIDNTGTIAVGASDLIILTDSDGVKSVDVQNSKYAVGVYGENSVITNQSLGNISIGYGSIGVVAKKGSAVNDGAITGTGDRMMGMYSEGATVTNNGTITLVGDDVIGMAGNGKGSVLINSSTGVINVSGQNAIGMYGNLKSEIINAGTIIANGPGAQGIVLSQGSTLDNTVSGTMIVNSITSGNYGSSVGTTYPTPSIINSGVIKVSEKFETDGINVVIKVDPSTVTVPTASEVTTGGYDPIAHGADYLISNATSIEAPSFNITNPLQITGNFAEGTNVKKYKLEDVIIPGSGNGIDAGLVPVVSKSLTWRATPVVNNSGNVDIWMEKIDYDEFTDGLWYEDFGRALDDKYFNAQGDALKIYDKIDVIETESDFRHVMASLAGNVYANINQREYDIAKAFEESLHLLQDSTNNTKENVKISVIAGKGKNKEETDGVTGYDYTTTGVLALREVERTYKHTFGYSLGYVHTGFEFKDGNESEEWVDTIQLGVHNKYRSNGWKIVNDLTGRASIHNVDRNIDWPSPLERSEMNGTYETYSITSDNILGKEFGLGKKASIMPYGAFRAMYVTRPTFNESGLEALEVEGNDAWSAKPRAGVELKGAIPLGAKTAWQLKGTLDLAYEYELADLNEREKARLIAIEDGYHKLSKPEDEKGTFRTRAAIGVEVEDRYGIFLTGEYSTGNDKENDYRAGVTLKAVF from the coding sequence ATGAAAAGAAATAAGAAATTATTAGTATCATTTCTAGCACTGAATGCGATACTAACATCTTATGCACAGGCAGAAACAGTACAATCGGCAAGATATGAGCGAATGTATAACGGAATAGTAAAGAATCTGGAAAAAGGCAGTTCAAATGAAAAAACCTACCAAACAATAGAGAAAATATTAAATCAGAAAAATAAGGAATTAAAAGATTTGTATCTACAGGGAGATTATATAGTAAAGCCTGAATATCTGGAATGGCAGGTATTTTTTACAGGGTTTTATGAAGAATATAATGAAGGAGTGGATAATTCCAAGGAGAATGCAAAATATCACTCAAAGGTAACTGGATATTATGATGATAACGGAAATTATGTTGTAACAAGCGGTATGATAGGCGGACTGGAAGGGAAACCACATAAACCACTGCAGCAGCCGAAAGAAATAAATCTTGGAGTTAGTATTCCAATAAAAGGAATGACAAGAGAGCCACTTAACTTATCTTTGAGTCCAGCAGGAGAAATTGTTATTAATCCAAATACACAAAATATTACTCCACCAACATTTTCATACAATGGGAGTATAAATATTAATGAATTTAGTATAAATTTACCCAGCGTAGATCCACCAACAATAAATCCAGTTTCAATAATACCGTTTTCAGTTCCTGATACTGGAAATACTGATGAACAATGGGTACTAAATTGGAGTGGGTCAGGACATCAAATAGGCTCAGGGTCTTATCAGAATGCTATAATAGCACAACAAGATCTGAGCGGAGGTACTTTAAATATTGAAAATAATGGTGGTACATATACTGCTGATATTGCTAATACTACTATTGTTGGAAAAAAGGGATCAACAAATACAAGCACAGCAAACGGGGTACTCAATGGTCAGTGGTTGAATTTAAACCAAGCATATATATTGAAAATAGTAGGTGGAGTAACAAGTAATATAGATAATATGGAGATAGTTTATCAGGGAAATGCAGGATCAACACTTACAAAACCATTATTCTTTACAGATGCACATAATAATGGGAATAGAGCCTCTATCTGGTCAATTGGAAATGCTACGAATATAACATTAAAAGGTGAAAATATCTTGTTGTATTCTGTGCAGTCACACGGAAGTGCTACAGATTCAGGGCTAGAAAATTCAGGAACCATAGTAGCAGATAATCTGTTATCAAATTCACATGACAGAATAATTTTTAATACTTCGTATGATAATACAATTAATAATAACAGATATTTTTATATGACAAATAATTCTAGCGGACTAATTGAACTTGATGGATTGAGAGATTTACTTGTAGCAGTTAATGTTCCTGGAAATATTAATGGAGGAACATACTTTACTAATGATGGGGAGATATTACTAAATGGTGTAGAGTCTAAAGGAGCTATATTGAATCCGAATGCTCCGAATGGAACTTTTAATGCACAGATAAATAATAATCCTGGTGGAACGAAATTGACATTTAATAATCCATTGAAACTAAGAGGAGACGGCTCTATAGGTTTAGCTTTTTTAAGGGAAATAAATCTTGGATTGTCAAAGCTTAATCTTGTAATAGGTGATGATAGAAATAAAGGGTATGATGCTTCAACTTATACAACAACAAAAAATCTTGCATCAACTGGGAATTTAGCTGGTAATGATTCTGCCCTTGTAGAGGATGCAATAGGAATATATTATAATGTGACACAAAATATAAGCACTTTTACTAATGCTGAAAGAACATTGGAGAATTATGATATAACATTTGGAGATTATGCTAAACATAGTACATTAGTGAGAATAGACAAAGGAGACTTAATATTAGGTAACAGTAATATATCAACAATAAATATAGGTGGGGATTCGGGTAATTTTGGTTTTGTAGTAACAGGATCTAATTCATCACTAGAGGTACGACCAGATATACAAGTAGGAACTTCTCTGAAAAATTCAGATAATTCAATAGCAGCATATGCTGGGAATAATGGAGAGATAACATTCAGTGGAACAACAGTAAATACATATGGAATAGGAGCACATGCTTTTTTTGCGGAAACAGGTGGTACTATAAAAAATAATGCGACCATTTTAAACAGAGTAAATGTAACTACAGTTAGAGATGAAACAGCAACATTATTTGCAGATGGAGGAAGTATAATATTTAATAATGGTGGTGATTATAAAGCATTGGGGGATAAATCACTAACAGTATATGCAGATAATGGAGGAATAGTTACCTTAAGATCAGGAGTTGGAACTAATAATTATGAAGTAAATACAAATGGAGTATTGTTTTACAAAGATAATTTAGGAGAAATTAATATAGACGCTACAGGAGGCAAAGCAATAATGAGCGTCGGAGATGGTTCAGTATTTGCAATTTCAAATGGTGGAACAAACAAAATTAATTTTTTAGGAACGGCAGGGGATTTAGAGGTAACATTAAAAAATGGATCAACAGGATTTATATTTGATTCTCTTGGTAGTCCATTGTCGATAGCTGGGATAAATTCTGCGCTTGCAAATAATTTTTCAGGATTGACTAATTTAGATATGACACTAGATGCAGGATCAAGATTATTTGTAGTAGAAAATTATGGGACATCAGATTTTAGTGCAGTTTCTAGCATAAGTTTGGGTACAGGAATATTTAATAATGTATTCGATAATGGTGGAAAAGGGATGTTTCTATGGAAGGGTGTATTAAAATTAGATGGAATTGGAACTGTAAATTTAGACAATGCTTCCGACCCGTACTTTAATGTAGAAAAGTCTGTGTCTGGTGTAGAAGTTGATACAGGTTATGTAGTAAATGGTACAAAAGATAATCAAATTGGTTTTGCTGATATAAATCCATATTCTACAGTATATGTGAAAATGACTAATAATGGAATAATCAGTTTAACTGGAAAAAATACAATAGGATTTTATACTGATAATGGGGAAATTAATAATAATAGTACATTAAATATAACAGGCCAAGGTGGATTAGCCATTTTTGGAGAAAATGATACAAAAATAAAAAATACAGGAACAATAACAATAGGTGATGCAGGAATAGGTATTTATGGAATTTCTTATCAAACACCTTCTTCTGCCCAGACATACGGTAATGGAAAAATAGATATTGAGAATAATGGTACAATAATTGCAGGTGTTGGATCTAAAGCAATTGGAGTATATGCTAATAATAATAAGACAGGAGGGATACTAGGAGATGCACAAATAAAACTTTTATCAGGAATTGTAGATGTTTCCGCTTCAGATAGTGGAATAGGAGTTTATGTAAATAAAGGAACTGTAACTGATTTAGGCTCTACAATAACCGTAGGTAAAAACGGAGTAGCCTTTTATGCTAAAGATAGTCATGTAACTTTGACAGGAACTACGATAAATTTATTTGGAGATAATTCATTAGGAATTTACCTTGATGGAGTAACAAACTTTAATGGTAGTGGTGATATAAATATAAATGGTAAAAATATAGTATTATTTAATATGAATTCAAGTGGAATAATTTCTAATAACTTTAATGTAACGGGAATAGCTCCAGGTTCTACTTATACGATAGGGAATATAGTAAATGGATCATTTAATTACACAGGATCAAGTATACTTTCATCAAATGGAGTATTAGTATCGGGTCAATATTCATCAGTATTTCTAAACGGGTCAACAATAACAGTAAATCCGGGTTCTACGAATGTAGCAGCAATAGCTCTTGATGGACAGGCTGGAACTTTTGTTGCAGGAATGTCGGCTAACACAGATGGTGAAAATAACGGGACAATAATTTTGGAAAATGTATCAGTAGGATTATATGGTAAGAATGGTGCAAGACTGAAAAATACAGGGGGAACAATAACAGTAGGAGATCAGTCAGCTGGAATAATGACATCAGGAGCAGGAAGTACAGCAGTGAATACTGGGATAATAACTGTAGGATCTGGTTCACAGGGAATTACGCTAAAAGACGGAGCAGATATTATAAATGATACAGGTGCTGGTATATTTAGCTCTGGAATTAATTCAGTAGGAATATATGCAGATAATGTGACAGCTCCTATAATAAACAATGGAACGATACAGCTTCTGGGGGATAAGTCAATAGGAATATTCACTAAAGGTGCGAGCGTAAAAGCAATAAATAATACCGGATTAATAGAGGTAGGGAATTCGAGCAGCATAAATGATCCGAGCATAGGAATATTCAGTGAAAATGCAGGAGATGTGATAACAAATACAAATACAATAAAATCTGGAATAAATTCAATAGGAATATACAGCGCAGGAGGAACAGTAATCCAAAACGGAGTATCTGATATAGGAAATACAGGAGTAGGAATATACTCTACAAATGGAACAGTAAATGTAGGGGGGACTTCGGTATTTAATTTTGGAACTGACAATGCAGTAGGAGTATATGCGATAAATTCTGCAGTAACAAATAATGCGACAATGAATATAGGAAGCGGAAATTATGGTTTTGTTCTTACAAATGGTACATTTACAGGAGGAACGGGCAGTGTAACTATGGGAAGTGACTCGGTTTATGTTTATAGATCTGGTTTGGGAACAATTACAAATGGTTCTACAGTGACAATGAGCGGTTCAGATAACATAGGTTTCTATATAGTAGATGGCGGAGAAATTGTAAATAATGCCAATATAACAGGAACAATAGGAAATAATAACGTTGGTATTTATAATGTAGGGGGAAAAATTGATAATACTGGAACAATTGCAGTAGGAGCTTCAGACCTTATAATTCTTACTGATTCAGATGGTGTAAAATCCGTGGATGTTCAAAACAGTAAATATGCTGTAGGAGTTTACGGGGAAAATTCTGTTATTACAAATCAATCATTAGGGAATATTTCAATTGGTTATGGTTCAATAGGAGTAGTTGCTAAAAAAGGAAGTGCTGTAAATGACGGAGCAATTACAGGAACCGGGGATAGAATGATGGGAATGTATTCTGAAGGGGCTACTGTAACTAATAATGGAACTATAACATTAGTTGGAGATGATGTTATAGGAATGGCAGGTAATGGAAAAGGTTCTGTATTAATAAACAGTTCAACAGGAGTTATAAATGTAAGCGGTCAAAATGCAATAGGAATGTATGGAAATCTTAAATCAGAAATAATAAATGCAGGTACGATAATAGCTAATGGACCGGGAGCTCAGGGAATAGTGCTGTCACAGGGTTCTACTTTAGATAATACAGTATCCGGAACAATGATAGTAAATTCTATTACATCTGGAAATTATGGTTCATCTGTTGGGACTACATATCCGACACCTTCAATAATAAATTCAGGGGTAATAAAGGTATCGGAAAAATTTGAAACTGACGGAATAAATGTAGTGATAAAAGTAGATCCAAGTACAGTAACAGTACCGACAGCTTCGGAAGTAACAACCGGAGGATATGATCCTATAGCACACGGGGCGGATTATCTGATATCCAATGCGACAAGTATAGAAGCACCATCATTTAATATAACAAATCCATTACAGATAACTGGAAATTTTGCAGAAGGAACAAATGTGAAGAAGTATAAACTGGAGGATGTAATAATACCAGGATCAGGAAATGGAATAGATGCAGGATTAGTTCCGGTAGTAAGTAAATCACTAACATGGAGAGCGACACCTGTAGTGAATAATTCTGGAAATGTAGATATCTGGATGGAGAAAATAGACTATGACGAATTCACAGATGGTTTATGGTATGAAGATTTTGGACGTGCATTGGATGATAAATACTTTAATGCTCAGGGAGATGCCTTAAAGATTTATGATAAAATAGATGTAATAGAAACAGAATCTGATTTCAGACATGTAATGGCAAGTCTTGCAGGAAATGTATATGCTAATATAAACCAGAGAGAATACGACATAGCAAAGGCATTTGAAGAATCACTGCACTTATTGCAGGATTCAACAAACAATACAAAAGAAAATGTAAAAATAAGTGTAATAGCTGGAAAAGGTAAAAATAAAGAAGAAACAGACGGTGTAACAGGGTATGACTATACAACAACAGGAGTACTGGCTTTAAGAGAAGTGGAAAGAACATATAAGCATACATTTGGTTATTCATTAGGATATGTTCATACAGGCTTTGAATTCAAAGACGGAAATGAAAGTGAAGAATGGGTAGATACAATCCAGCTGGGAGTACATAACAAGTATAGATCAAATGGATGGAAAATAGTAAATGACCTGACAGGAAGAGCAAGTATCCATAATGTGGACAGAAATATAGACTGGCCTTCACCGTTAGAAAGATCAGAAATGAACGGAACATATGAAACATACAGTATAACAAGTGACAATATACTAGGGAAAGAATTCGGATTAGGGAAAAAAGCAAGTATAATGCCATATGGAGCATTCAGAGCAATGTATGTGACAAGACCTACATTTAATGAAAGCGGACTGGAAGCCCTTGAGGTGGAAGGAAATGATGCATGGAGTGCGAAGCCTAGAGCTGGGGTAGAGCTGAAAGGAGCAATACCTTTAGGAGCTAAGACAGCATGGCAGCTGAAAGGAACACTTGACCTTGCATACGAATATGAGCTTGCAGACCTTAATGAAAGAGAAAAGGCAAGACTGATAGCCATAGAAGACGGCTATCATAAATTGTCGAAGCCGGAAGATGAAAAAGGAACATTCAGAACAAGAGCGGCAATAGGAGTAGAGGTAGAAGACAGATACGGAATATTCCTGACAGGAGAATACTCAACAGGAAATGATAAGGAAAATGATTACAGAGCAGGAGTAACTTTAAAGGCAGTATTTTAA